The following coding sequences are from one Bradyrhizobium sp. 200 window:
- a CDS encoding PQ-loop repeat-containing protein: MRLEDITLTLFAACNFIRLFAYFPQIYKTATDKNGASAISYTTWGLFLIANLSTVAYALVNRADWWLAACFTCNALCCLAILAVAYRRGHSHARTSGPTATPLPGSRRSLSEYMKQFIAVRTGSATQVVRDGSKEVEMPLPSLEELSPQDRVTYRRWVGGLFATYGSILMLCVAFVAYKVIVAPTQSQALAEPADENAIDTIGRSPVRQAVKHD; the protein is encoded by the coding sequence ATGCGATTGGAAGACATCACACTGACACTGTTCGCGGCATGCAATTTCATTCGCCTGTTCGCCTATTTTCCGCAAATCTACAAAACCGCGACCGACAAGAACGGGGCATCAGCCATCTCGTATACGACGTGGGGACTGTTCCTGATCGCGAACCTTTCAACGGTCGCCTATGCGCTGGTCAACCGCGCCGATTGGTGGTTGGCGGCATGCTTCACATGCAACGCCCTCTGTTGCCTTGCCATTCTGGCAGTTGCGTACCGGCGTGGTCATTCTCACGCGCGCACATCGGGTCCGACGGCGACACCGTTGCCCGGCTCGCGACGCAGCCTGTCGGAATACATGAAGCAGTTCATTGCTGTTCGTACCGGGTCAGCCACTCAAGTCGTTCGCGACGGTTCTAAGGAGGTAGAGATGCCGTTACCATCGCTCGAAGAGCTCAGCCCGCAGGATCGTGTGACCTATCGACGATGGGTAGGTGGCCTGTTTGCCACCTACGGTTCGATACTGATGCTATGTGTCGCCTTCGTTGCTTACAAAGTGATAGTCGCGCCGACACAAAGCCAAGCGCTTGCGGAGCCAGCCGACGAAAATGCGATCGATACGATTGGCCGTTCGCCAGTCAGGCAGGCTGTGAAGCATGACTAG
- a CDS encoding tripartite tricarboxylate transporter substrate-binding protein, which translates to MKAGTCVRKACAVAMLLAGIAGEAGAQDYPSRAITVVVPFPPGGASDVVARIVTSQMSKILGQSIVIENVSGAGGTVGSARVASAAPDGYTLLAAAMGSHVAAPVLTPNLKYDPVADFVPIGFTAHSPAVVIARKDFPAQDLKEFVAVLRQRGDAVKQAHGGIGASSHMACLLFTAEIGAKPALVAYRGSGPALNDLVGGHVDFMCEQSVSVAESVLAGSVKAFAVSAAKRLETLPEVPTAKEAGISYEMSVWAGLFAPKGVSPEIIARLSDALDRALDEDAVRERIAQLGGSIPAKDERNPAAFDRFVRSEIARWSPILAAAGTGK; encoded by the coding sequence ATGAAAGCTGGCACGTGTGTCCGGAAAGCTTGCGCAGTTGCGATGCTATTGGCTGGCATCGCCGGGGAGGCCGGCGCGCAGGACTATCCCTCCAGGGCGATCACGGTGGTCGTGCCGTTCCCTCCCGGCGGCGCCAGCGACGTCGTGGCGCGCATCGTCACCAGCCAGATGTCGAAGATCCTCGGGCAATCTATCGTCATCGAGAACGTCAGCGGCGCCGGCGGCACGGTCGGCAGCGCGCGCGTCGCTTCTGCCGCACCCGACGGCTATACCCTGCTTGCCGCGGCGATGGGCTCGCATGTCGCAGCGCCGGTGCTGACGCCGAACCTCAAATACGATCCCGTTGCCGACTTCGTGCCGATCGGCTTCACCGCCCACTCGCCGGCAGTCGTGATCGCGCGGAAGGATTTCCCGGCACAGGACCTGAAGGAATTCGTCGCGGTCCTCCGGCAACGGGGTGACGCGGTGAAGCAGGCCCATGGCGGCATCGGCGCGTCCTCGCATATGGCGTGTCTTTTGTTTACCGCGGAAATCGGTGCGAAGCCGGCGCTTGTTGCCTATCGCGGTTCAGGCCCGGCATTGAACGATCTGGTCGGGGGGCACGTCGATTTCATGTGCGAGCAATCGGTCAGCGTCGCGGAGTCGGTTTTGGCCGGCTCGGTCAAGGCCTTCGCGGTCTCTGCCGCGAAACGCCTCGAAACGCTACCTGAAGTTCCGACCGCGAAGGAGGCCGGCATCAGCTACGAGATGAGCGTCTGGGCGGGACTGTTTGCGCCGAAAGGCGTTTCGCCCGAAATCATCGCCAGGCTTTCCGATGCGCTCGACCGGGCGCTGGATGAGGATGCTGTGCGCGAGCGAATTGCCCAGCTCGGCGGCTCGATACCGGCCAAGGACGAACGCAACCCGGCTGCATTCGACCGTTTTGTTCGATCCGAGATCGCACGCTGGTCGCCCATTCTTGCGGCGGCCGGAACCGGGAAATGA
- a CDS encoding Gfo/Idh/MocA family oxidoreductase has translation MSADPLRVACIGLGWWSDVLADAIQRSGKLEIRSCYTRSEEKRKNFAAKYHCRPAASYEAMLADAEIEAIINTTPNDVHLATTCAAAAAGKHVFLDKPIANSISDGRAITEACRKAGVVLALGYQRRRESHFRYIRQQIDAGRFGKLVNAEANISRDRLGKVDLTSWRYQAAGMPGGVMLQIGIHYIDVLAYLIGPVRAVRAQSAQLVLPGNNPDVASLILEHENGALSTLNASYASASEYYLMNVYGKDMTAFYDLHNGLRLLKRGEGHPVAVPCPVNDTLVEELEEFAAAARGQRQHEVGGEEATRSLAVVRAGILSGREGRSVEVAEILNGDVKM, from the coding sequence ATGAGTGCCGATCCGCTCCGCGTGGCCTGTATCGGGCTGGGCTGGTGGTCCGACGTTCTGGCGGATGCCATCCAGCGCTCGGGCAAGCTCGAGATCCGTAGCTGCTACACCCGTTCCGAGGAAAAACGAAAAAATTTCGCGGCAAAATATCACTGCCGGCCTGCCGCCAGCTACGAGGCGATGCTGGCCGATGCCGAGATCGAGGCGATCATCAACACGACGCCGAACGATGTGCATCTGGCGACGACCTGCGCGGCCGCTGCCGCCGGCAAGCACGTCTTTCTGGACAAGCCGATCGCCAACAGCATCTCGGACGGCCGCGCCATCACCGAGGCCTGTCGCAAGGCCGGGGTGGTTCTGGCGCTCGGCTATCAGCGGCGGCGCGAGAGCCATTTCCGCTACATCAGGCAGCAGATCGACGCCGGCCGGTTCGGCAAGCTCGTCAACGCCGAGGCGAACATCAGCCGCGACCGCCTCGGCAAGGTCGATCTCACCTCCTGGCGCTACCAGGCCGCAGGCATGCCGGGCGGTGTGATGCTGCAGATCGGAATCCACTACATCGACGTGCTCGCCTACCTGATCGGGCCGGTCCGCGCGGTACGCGCACAGTCGGCGCAACTGGTGCTGCCCGGCAACAATCCTGACGTCGCGAGCCTGATCCTGGAGCACGAGAACGGCGCGCTTTCGACGCTGAACGCGAGCTACGCCTCGGCGTCCGAGTATTACCTGATGAACGTCTACGGCAAGGACATGACGGCGTTCTACGATTTGCACAACGGACTGCGGCTGCTCAAGCGCGGTGAAGGCCACCCTGTTGCGGTGCCATGCCCGGTCAACGATACGCTGGTCGAGGAACTCGAGGAGTTCGCCGCGGCGGCGCGCGGGCAGCGTCAGCACGAAGTCGGGGGCGAGGAGGCGACGAGATCGCTCGCGGTGGTGCGCGCCGGCATTCTCTCAGGCCGCGAGGGACGTTCGGTCGAGGTTGCGGAAATATTGAACGGCGATGTGAAAATGTGA
- a CDS encoding alkaline phosphatase D family protein, with the protein MPIAIRAGQSLNRRQLLVRSAATCAVAGLGSFAKPYLSRAADRPLITSGIQSGDVSADSAVIWARADRAARMQVECSTVEGFKTIIGSASADALPASDFTAKALLGGLPPGQDIFYRVRFEDIGGQGISGETQLGHFRTAPTARSSVSFAWSGDTTGQGWGIDESRGGMRTYRTMLDNRPDFFIHSGDHIYADCPVERELKLPDGGVWRNIVTEEKSVVAHSLAEFRGNYKYNWLDESFRAFHAAVPLFAQWDDHEVTNDWAPIGTADETGYAEDGSSLLVARARRAFHEFMPMRTAPAQEDGRIYRKIAYGPLLDVFMIDMRSYRDSTFNKSDDHSDTCIFGAAQLAWLKRELVASDATWKVIAADMPIGLVSEDAIALGDGPPERREHEIANLLSFMKRAGIRNTVWLTADMHYTAAHHYDPNRAAFQDFEPFWEFVSGPLHAGTWAPAPLDNTFGPKAMFQKGCSGENLAPCYGMQFFGRIDIDDKTEVMTVTLKDVDNRDLWSVDIEPRLDARPGQIMAQHI; encoded by the coding sequence ATGCCGATTGCGATACGCGCCGGGCAAAGCTTGAACCGGCGTCAATTGCTGGTCCGCTCCGCCGCGACATGCGCCGTTGCCGGTCTCGGTAGCTTCGCCAAACCTTACCTCAGCCGCGCTGCGGATCGGCCACTCATCACGAGCGGCATCCAATCGGGCGATGTCTCGGCCGACTCTGCCGTAATCTGGGCGCGAGCCGACCGCGCCGCCCGGATGCAGGTGGAGTGTTCGACGGTCGAGGGTTTCAAGACCATCATTGGCTCGGCTAGTGCCGACGCATTGCCGGCCAGCGATTTCACTGCAAAGGCGCTGCTCGGCGGCCTGCCACCCGGGCAGGATATTTTCTATCGCGTTCGGTTTGAAGATATCGGCGGGCAGGGGATATCAGGCGAGACGCAGCTCGGGCATTTCCGCACCGCGCCCACGGCGCGAAGCTCGGTGTCGTTCGCCTGGTCGGGCGATACGACGGGGCAGGGTTGGGGCATCGACGAAAGCCGCGGCGGCATGCGGACTTACCGCACCATGCTCGACAACCGTCCGGACTTCTTCATCCACTCCGGCGATCACATCTATGCGGACTGCCCGGTGGAGCGGGAGTTGAAGCTGCCCGATGGCGGGGTCTGGCGAAACATCGTCACCGAGGAGAAGTCCGTCGTCGCCCACAGCCTCGCGGAGTTCCGTGGCAACTATAAATACAACTGGCTCGACGAGAGCTTTCGCGCCTTCCATGCCGCCGTGCCCCTGTTCGCGCAATGGGACGATCACGAGGTCACCAACGACTGGGCGCCGATCGGCACGGCCGACGAGACCGGCTATGCCGAGGACGGCTCATCGCTGCTGGTCGCTCGGGCGCGCCGCGCGTTCCATGAGTTCATGCCGATGCGAACTGCGCCCGCGCAGGAGGACGGCCGCATCTATCGCAAGATCGCCTACGGCCCGCTGCTCGACGTCTTCATGATCGATATGCGCAGCTACCGCGACTCAACCTTTAACAAGAGCGACGACCACAGCGACACCTGTATTTTTGGCGCGGCGCAACTGGCGTGGCTGAAGCGCGAACTGGTGGCGTCCGATGCCACCTGGAAGGTGATCGCCGCCGACATGCCGATCGGCCTGGTCAGCGAGGATGCCATTGCGCTCGGCGACGGTCCGCCGGAGCGGCGCGAGCATGAGATTGCGAATTTGCTGTCGTTCATGAAGCGCGCCGGCATCCGCAACACGGTGTGGCTGACCGCCGACATGCACTACACGGCCGCGCATCACTACGATCCGAACCGCGCGGCCTTCCAGGATTTCGAACCGTTCTGGGAGTTCGTCTCCGGCCCGCTGCATGCGGGCACCTGGGCGCCGGCCCCGCTCGACAATACATTCGGGCCGAAAGCAATGTTCCAGAAGGGCTGCAGCGGCGAGAATCTCGCGCCCTGTTACGGTATGCAGTTTTTCGGTCGCATCGACATCGACGACAAGACCGAAGTGATGACCGTGACGTTGAAGGACGTCGACAACCGCGACCTGTGGTCGGTCGATATCGAGCCCCGTCTGGATGCGCGACCCGGCCAGATCATGGCGCAGCATATCTGA
- a CDS encoding indolepyruvate ferredoxin oxidoreductase family protein translates to MALMEVGLDDKYRLDAKRIFLSGTQALVRLPMLQRERDRAAGLNTAGFISGYRGSPLGMYDHALWRAKTFLKQHDIEFAPGLNEDLAATAVWGSQQVGMFPGAKVDGVFGIWYGKGPGVDRSMDALKHANSAGTSPNGGVIALAGDDHGCQSSTLAHQSEQVFAAALMPVVNPATLQDYLDLGILGFALSRYSGCWVGFKAISETVESSATIVSDPDRIKIILPDDFEMPAGGLSIRWPDAPLEQERRLHGPKMQAVAAFTRVNRFDRIVLDSKPARLGIMATGKAYLDLRQALADLGITDAEAQALGLRIYKVALTWPLEESGAKAFAEGLQDVLVVEEKRGFIEDQLLRILYNVDASKRPSVVGKRDETGAMLLPSEGELTPTMVAAAVVARLRRLGHRSPALEQRLAKLEAFDRPAEGVGAAKLQRTPYFCSGCPHNSSTKIPEGSRAMAGIGCHGMALSVPNRRTQTISHMGAEGVTWIGQAPFTNEQHVFQNLGDGTYTHSGLLAVRAAAASGVNITYKILYNDAVAMTGGQPAEGGLTVSQIAHQVSAEGAKRLVIVSDDPEKYPSNYFPLGATIHHRRELDAVQKELREVKGLTVLIYDQTCAAEKRRRRKRGLYPDPPKRVFINERVCEGCGDCSSVSNCVSVQPLETEFGRKRRIDQSNCNKDFSCIEGFCPSFVTVHGGKLRKADRTAADPSALFADLPVPVTPALDGAYNILVTGIGGTGVITIGALLGMAAHVDGKACSTLDFTGLSQKNGAVMSHVRIAPEADDLATVRIAPGGANLILGCDIVVATSIPALSRAERGVTRAIVNADLLPTASFVINPDIDFETGTMRDSLNGAVSASDLDILDATGLATALMGDSIATNAFMLGFAFQRGAIPLSLEAIMKAIDLNGAAIDMNKLAFSWGRLAAHDLQRVVTAARFKSSGAAPVKRTLDESIAFRAKFLTEYQDEAYSKRYLAEVERVRAAEAKGSPGSHELTEAFAKGLFKLMAYKDEYEVARLYSDGEFARALKEQFDGDPGVKVSLAPPLLASRDKVTGHLRKREFGSWVFRAFELLTRFKFLRGTALDPFGYTAERRMERALPGEYSAMIFRHLDKTKPHDWPRLVALAKSAELVRGYGHVKEANVAKFRAECARVMAAIGQPVAQAAE, encoded by the coding sequence ATGGCGTTGATGGAAGTTGGGCTGGACGACAAGTACCGGCTGGATGCGAAGCGCATTTTTCTGTCCGGTACGCAGGCGCTGGTCCGCCTTCCCATGTTGCAGCGCGAACGCGACCGCGCAGCGGGCCTCAACACCGCCGGCTTCATCTCCGGTTACCGCGGCTCGCCGCTCGGCATGTACGACCACGCGCTGTGGCGCGCGAAAACCTTCCTCAAGCAGCATGACATCGAGTTTGCGCCCGGTCTCAACGAAGACTTGGCGGCGACGGCTGTGTGGGGCAGCCAGCAGGTCGGCATGTTCCCCGGCGCCAAGGTCGATGGCGTATTCGGCATCTGGTATGGCAAGGGCCCCGGCGTCGACCGCTCCATGGATGCGCTCAAGCATGCCAACTCGGCCGGCACCTCGCCGAACGGCGGCGTGATTGCGCTCGCCGGGGATGACCATGGTTGCCAGTCCTCAACGCTCGCCCATCAGAGCGAGCAGGTGTTCGCCGCGGCGCTGATGCCGGTGGTCAATCCGGCGACGCTGCAGGATTACCTCGATCTCGGCATCCTGGGCTTTGCCCTGTCACGCTATTCCGGCTGCTGGGTCGGCTTCAAGGCGATTTCGGAGACCGTTGAAAGCTCGGCCACGATCGTCAGCGATCCCGATCGCATCAAGATCATTTTGCCCGATGATTTCGAAATGCCGGCGGGCGGGCTTTCGATCCGCTGGCCCGATGCGCCGCTGGAGCAGGAGCGGCGGCTGCACGGCCCGAAGATGCAGGCGGTGGCGGCGTTCACCCGCGTCAACCGCTTCGACCGCATCGTGCTGGACTCGAAACCGGCGCGGCTCGGCATCATGGCGACCGGCAAGGCCTATCTCGATCTCCGGCAGGCGCTGGCTGATCTCGGCATTACCGATGCCGAGGCGCAGGCGCTGGGACTTCGCATCTACAAGGTGGCGCTGACCTGGCCGCTGGAGGAATCCGGCGCAAAGGCGTTCGCCGAAGGTCTGCAGGACGTTCTTGTCGTCGAGGAGAAGCGCGGCTTCATCGAGGACCAGCTCCTTCGCATCCTCTATAATGTAGACGCGTCGAAGCGGCCGTCGGTGGTCGGCAAGCGCGACGAGACGGGCGCCATGCTGCTGCCGAGTGAAGGCGAGTTGACGCCGACCATGGTCGCGGCGGCCGTCGTGGCGAGGCTGCGCAGGCTCGGTCATCGCAGCCCGGCGCTGGAGCAGCGTCTGGCAAAGCTCGAAGCATTCGACCGGCCGGCGGAAGGCGTTGGCGCCGCCAAGCTGCAGCGCACGCCGTATTTCTGTTCGGGCTGTCCGCACAACTCTTCGACCAAGATCCCCGAGGGCAGCCGTGCCATGGCCGGCATCGGCTGTCACGGCATGGCGCTGTCGGTGCCGAACCGCCGCACGCAGACGATCTCGCATATGGGCGCGGAAGGCGTCACCTGGATCGGGCAGGCGCCGTTCACCAATGAACAGCACGTATTCCAGAATCTCGGCGACGGCACCTACACCCATTCCGGCCTGCTGGCGGTCCGCGCAGCGGCGGCGTCCGGCGTCAACATCACTTACAAGATTCTCTATAACGATGCGGTGGCGATGACCGGCGGCCAGCCGGCCGAGGGCGGTTTGACGGTGTCGCAGATCGCGCACCAGGTTTCGGCGGAAGGCGCAAAACGCCTCGTCATCGTCTCTGACGATCCCGAAAAGTATCCCAGCAATTACTTCCCGTTAGGCGCGACTATTCATCACCGCCGCGAGCTCGATGCCGTGCAAAAGGAACTGCGCGAGGTCAAGGGCCTCACCGTCCTGATCTACGACCAGACCTGTGCGGCGGAAAAGCGCCGCCGCCGCAAGCGCGGGCTTTATCCGGATCCGCCGAAGCGCGTCTTCATTAACGAGCGCGTCTGCGAAGGCTGCGGCGATTGCTCGTCTGTTTCCAACTGCGTCTCGGTGCAGCCGCTGGAGACCGAGTTCGGCCGCAAGCGGCGGATCGACCAGTCGAACTGCAACAAGGATTTTTCCTGCATCGAGGGCTTTTGCCCGAGCTTTGTCACCGTGCATGGCGGCAAGCTCCGCAAGGCAGACCGAACGGCGGCCGATCCGTCGGCGCTGTTCGCCGATTTGCCGGTGCCGGTCACGCCGGCGCTCGATGGCGCCTACAACATCCTCGTCACGGGAATCGGCGGCACCGGCGTCATCACCATCGGCGCGCTGCTCGGCATGGCCGCCCATGTCGACGGCAAGGCCTGCTCGACGCTCGACTTCACAGGTCTATCGCAGAAGAACGGCGCGGTCATGAGCCATGTCCGGATCGCGCCGGAGGCGGACGATCTCGCCACCGTCCGCATTGCGCCCGGCGGGGCCAACCTCATCCTCGGCTGCGACATCGTGGTCGCCACCAGCATCCCGGCGCTGAGCCGGGCCGAGCGCGGCGTGACGCGCGCGATCGTCAATGCAGATCTATTGCCGACAGCGAGCTTCGTCATCAATCCCGACATCGATTTCGAGACGGGAACGATGCGCGACTCGCTCAACGGGGCCGTCAGCGCCTCCGATCTCGACATCCTCGATGCCACCGGGCTTGCCACCGCGCTGATGGGCGACAGCATCGCCACCAACGCCTTCATGCTCGGCTTCGCGTTCCAGCGCGGCGCGATTCCGCTCTCGCTGGAGGCGATCATGAAGGCGATCGACCTCAATGGTGCGGCGATCGACATGAACAAGCTCGCGTTCTCGTGGGGCCGGCTTGCGGCGCACGATCTGCAGCGCGTCGTCACGGCTGCCCGCTTCAAGAGTTCGGGCGCGGCGCCGGTGAAGCGGACGCTCGACGAGAGCATCGCGTTCCGCGCAAAATTCCTGACGGAGTACCAGGACGAGGCCTATTCGAAGCGCTACCTGGCGGAAGTCGAGCGCGTTCGCGCGGCCGAAGCAAAGGGCTCGCCCGGGTCGCATGAACTCACCGAAGCTTTTGCAAAAGGCCTGTTCAAGCTGATGGCCTACAAGGACGAGTACGAAGTCGCCCGGCTTTACTCGGATGGCGAATTTGCGAGAGCGTTGAAGGAACAGTTCGACGGCGACCCGGGCGTCAAGGTCAGCCTCGCGCCGCCGCTGCTGGCATCGCGCGACAAGGTGACCGGACATCTGCGCAAGCGCGAGTTCGGCTCCTGGGTCTTCCGCGCCTTCGAACTCCTGACGCGCTTCAAGTTCCTGCGCGGAACTGCGCTCGATCCGTTTGGTTATACAGCCGAACGCCGGATGGAGCGGGCCTTGCCCGGCGAATATTCCGCAATGATCTTCCGCCATCTCGACAAGACCAAGCCGCATGACTGGCCGCGTCTGGTAGCGCTGGCAAAATCTGCGGAACTCGTTCGCGGCTACGGCCACGTCAAGGAAGCCAATGTCGCGAAGTTCCGCGCCGAGTGCGCGCGCGTCATGGCCGCGATCGGCCAACCGGTGGCGCAGGCAGCCGAGTAG
- a CDS encoding carboxymuconolactone decarboxylase family protein, giving the protein MARLPYLEADQVAPEYRDMLKRNTNLHKLLVNSPDMARAFNGIGGYIRFNSKLDPRLRELAILQVGWMEKSEYEFTHHVKIGKEFGVTDEDIAGLIAETEGKPSKLEPLAKVILRGAREMVRELAMSEATFAEIKKELSDEQMVDLVLTIAFYCAVVRVLATMKIDNEPYYKEVLQQYPIQGVK; this is encoded by the coding sequence ATGGCCCGCCTGCCCTATCTCGAAGCCGACCAGGTCGCCCCCGAATACCGCGACATGCTCAAGCGTAACACCAATTTGCACAAGCTGCTCGTGAACTCGCCGGACATGGCGCGCGCCTTCAACGGCATCGGCGGCTACATCCGCTTCAACAGCAAGCTCGATCCGCGCCTGCGCGAGCTCGCGATCCTCCAGGTCGGCTGGATGGAGAAATCGGAATATGAGTTCACCCACCACGTGAAGATCGGCAAGGAATTCGGCGTTACTGACGAGGATATCGCCGGACTGATAGCCGAGACCGAGGGCAAGCCCTCAAAACTCGAGCCGCTGGCGAAGGTGATTTTGCGCGGCGCCCGCGAGATGGTGCGGGAACTTGCAATGTCGGAGGCGACCTTCGCCGAGATCAAGAAGGAACTCTCCGACGAGCAGATGGTCGACCTCGTGCTCACCATCGCCTTCTACTGCGCCGTGGTCCGCGTGCTGGCGACGATGAAGATCGACAACGAACCCTATTACAAAGAGGTACTGCAACAGTACCCGATCCAGGGAGTGAAATGA
- a CDS encoding SDR family NAD(P)-dependent oxidoreductase codes for MRLKDRVAIVVGAGQSPGEGIGNGRATALTFAREGAKVLCVDHNLASAQETVDMIAAKEGTAAAFKADVTRNADLKAMVADAQTRWGRIDILHNNVGVSLSGGDAELLDISEEAFDRCVAINLKSCVLAAKHVIPIMRQQKSGAIINISSMAAITTYPYVAYKATKSAMIAFTEQLAYQNAQYGIRANVILPGLMNTPMAVDTRAREFRKSRAEVEAERDAKVPLRQKMGTGWDVANAALFLASDEASFITGVTLPVDGGASVRRG; via the coding sequence ATGCGCCTGAAAGATCGTGTCGCCATCGTCGTCGGCGCCGGACAGAGTCCCGGCGAAGGCATCGGCAACGGCCGCGCCACTGCGCTGACCTTTGCCCGCGAGGGCGCAAAAGTGTTGTGCGTCGATCACAATCTGGCCTCCGCCCAGGAGACCGTCGACATGATCGCCGCCAAGGAGGGCACTGCCGCGGCATTCAAGGCCGACGTCACCAGGAATGCCGACCTCAAGGCGATGGTGGCGGATGCGCAAACGCGCTGGGGCCGCATCGACATCCTGCACAACAATGTCGGCGTCAGCCTGTCCGGCGGCGATGCCGAGTTGCTCGACATTTCGGAGGAAGCGTTCGACCGCTGCGTCGCGATCAACCTGAAGAGCTGCGTGCTGGCCGCCAAGCACGTGATCCCGATCATGCGCCAACAGAAAAGCGGCGCGATCATCAACATCTCCTCGATGGCCGCAATCACGACCTATCCGTATGTGGCCTACAAGGCGACCAAGTCGGCTATGATCGCCTTCACTGAACAGCTCGCCTACCAGAATGCGCAATACGGCATCCGCGCCAACGTCATCCTGCCCGGCCTGATGAACACGCCGATGGCGGTCGACACCCGCGCGCGCGAGTTCAGGAAAAGCCGCGCCGAGGTCGAGGCCGAGCGCGACGCCAAGGTGCCGCTGCGCCAGAAGATGGGCACCGGCTGGGACGTCGCCAACGCCGCACTGTTTCTCGCCTCCGACGAAGCGAGCTTTATTACCGGCGTGACGCTGCCGGTCGACGGCGGCGCCAGCGTGCGGCGGGGATAG
- a CDS encoding cupin domain-containing protein: protein MASENNGAFIRNIAEVPWREFPNHFGGALSKPLVMPETAGSRHIDYRISMYQPMAHVARHKHLVQEQIYHVLEGEGLMEIAGKNHVVRKHDFIFLPPGVEHAISNSGLVDLVFLVITSPVTDDEKPV, encoded by the coding sequence ATGGCTTCGGAAAACAACGGCGCCTTCATCCGCAACATTGCCGAAGTGCCGTGGCGGGAATTTCCCAATCATTTCGGCGGCGCGCTGTCAAAACCGCTGGTCATGCCGGAGACCGCGGGCTCCCGCCACATCGACTACCGGATATCGATGTACCAGCCGATGGCGCATGTCGCGCGCCACAAGCATCTCGTGCAGGAGCAGATCTACCACGTGCTCGAAGGCGAGGGGCTGATGGAAATTGCGGGCAAGAATCATGTCGTGCGCAAGCACGATTTCATCTTCCTGCCGCCCGGCGTAGAACATGCGATCTCGAATTCGGGGCTGGTCGACCTGGTGTTCCTGGTGATCACCTCGCCGGTGACGGACGACGAGAAGCCGGTGTGA
- a CDS encoding SDR family oxidoreductase — protein MLLAGKKVVVVGGSSGIGLATAEMAKREGADVILASRNVERLDKAAEKLNAIAIPADVTSDDSVATLFQRCGPVDHVVVTAAQLRTGPFKTVAMEDVRATMEGKFWGAWRVAQQAQIRAGGSLTLVSGFLSVRPRPNSAIVSAANGALESLARALALELAPIRVNAVSPGVIDTPIRAAMPEEARRDMLAKTAAALPVGRVGAAEDIGRQILGFMANGFATGSIVYIDGGALVI, from the coding sequence ATGTTGCTTGCAGGCAAGAAAGTTGTCGTCGTCGGTGGTTCCTCCGGCATCGGTCTTGCGACCGCGGAAATGGCGAAGCGCGAGGGCGCCGATGTCATCCTTGCGTCGCGCAATGTCGAGCGGCTCGACAAGGCGGCCGAGAAGCTGAACGCGATTGCGATCCCCGCCGACGTCACCAGCGATGACAGCGTTGCAACCCTGTTCCAGCGTTGCGGCCCGGTCGATCATGTCGTGGTGACGGCGGCGCAGCTTCGCACCGGTCCATTCAAGACGGTGGCGATGGAGGATGTCCGCGCCACCATGGAAGGCAAGTTCTGGGGCGCATGGCGCGTCGCGCAGCAGGCGCAAATCCGCGCCGGGGGCTCGCTGACGCTGGTGTCAGGCTTCCTCAGCGTTCGTCCGCGGCCGAATTCGGCGATCGTCAGCGCCGCCAATGGCGCGCTGGAATCGCTGGCCCGGGCGCTGGCGCTCGAACTCGCACCGATCCGCGTCAACGCGGTCTCGCCCGGCGTGATCGATACGCCGATCCGCGCCGCGATGCCGGAAGAGGCGCGGCGCGATATGCTGGCGAAGACGGCGGCCGCATTGCCGGTCGGCCGCGTCGGTGCGGCCGAGGACATCGGGCGGCAAATCCTCGGTTTCATGGCGAACGGCTTTGCGACGGGATCGATCGTCTATATCGACGGCGGGGCGCTGGTGATCTGA